From the genome of Segatella hominis, one region includes:
- a CDS encoding glutamine synthetase III → MANLRFEVVAEAFKKRPVEVEAPKVRPSEYFAKYVFNRQKMYKYLPSDVYEKLIDVIDNGNRLDRSIADAVAAGMKLWAEENGVTHYTHWFQPLTEGTAEKHDAFVEHDGKGGMIEEFSGKLLVQQEPDASSFPNGGIRNTFEARGYSAWDPTSPVFIIDDTLCIPTIFISYTGEALDYKAPLLRSLHTLSEAATEVCHYFYPQVKKVQTNLGWEQEYFLVDESLYSARPDLMLTGRTLMGHDSAKNQQMDDHYFGTIPERVQAFMKDLEIQALELGIPCKTRHNEVAPNQFELAPIYEECNLAVDHNMLLMSLMKRVAHKHSFRVLLHEKPFAGVNGSGKHNNWSLCTDTGVLLHAAGKTPEDNLRFVVFIVETLMGVYKHNGLLKASIMSATNAHRLGANEAPPAIISSFLGKQLTDLLDHIEKADKEELFALAGKKGMELDIPEIPELMIDNTDRNRTSPFAFTGNRFEFRAVGSEANCASSLIVLNAAVAEALEEFKTRVDALIAKGEDQTSAIIDIVREDIKTCKPIRFDGNGYSDEWKEEAQKRGLDCEASCPVVFDRYLDKESIEMFAKTNVMSESELKARNEVKWETYTKKIQIEARVMGDLSMNHIIPVATHYQSRLAKNVEGMIHIFGGEEGKKLTARNVKIIREIAERTEAIERGVEALVDARKVANKIESEREKAVAYHDTVAPKMEEIRYQIDKLELLVADELWTLPKYRELLFIR, encoded by the coding sequence ATGGCTAATTTGAGATTTGAGGTTGTAGCCGAGGCCTTTAAGAAAAGACCTGTAGAGGTGGAAGCTCCCAAGGTTCGCCCTTCGGAATACTTCGCCAAGTATGTATTCAACCGCCAGAAGATGTACAAGTATCTCCCATCTGATGTTTACGAGAAACTCATCGATGTGATTGATAATGGTAATCGTCTGGATCGTTCCATCGCTGATGCTGTGGCTGCGGGCATGAAGCTTTGGGCAGAAGAAAACGGGGTAACTCATTATACGCACTGGTTTCAGCCTCTTACCGAGGGTACTGCAGAGAAGCATGATGCTTTTGTGGAGCACGACGGCAAGGGTGGTATGATTGAGGAATTCTCAGGCAAGTTGCTTGTGCAGCAGGAGCCTGATGCCAGTTCGTTCCCTAATGGCGGAATTCGCAACACTTTCGAGGCCAGAGGTTATTCTGCCTGGGACCCAACTTCGCCAGTCTTTATCATCGATGATACGCTCTGTATCCCTACCATTTTTATTTCTTATACAGGTGAGGCCCTCGATTATAAGGCTCCACTGCTCCGTTCGCTCCATACACTGAGTGAGGCAGCTACCGAAGTGTGTCATTACTTCTATCCTCAGGTGAAGAAGGTGCAGACCAACTTGGGATGGGAACAGGAATATTTCCTCGTGGATGAAAGTCTCTATTCTGCCCGCCCTGACCTGATGCTCACCGGACGTACGCTGATGGGACACGATTCTGCCAAGAATCAGCAGATGGATGACCATTATTTCGGAACCATCCCTGAGCGTGTGCAGGCTTTCATGAAGGATCTGGAAATCCAGGCACTCGAACTCGGTATTCCTTGTAAGACCCGCCATAATGAGGTGGCTCCTAACCAGTTTGAGTTGGCGCCTATCTATGAGGAGTGCAATCTTGCTGTAGATCACAATATGCTCCTGATGAGTTTGATGAAGCGTGTGGCACATAAGCACAGTTTCCGTGTTCTCTTGCACGAGAAGCCATTCGCTGGCGTCAATGGTTCGGGTAAGCACAACAACTGGAGCCTCTGCACTGATACTGGTGTTCTGCTTCATGCGGCAGGCAAAACTCCTGAGGATAACCTCCGATTTGTAGTGTTCATCGTGGAAACCCTGATGGGTGTGTATAAGCACAACGGTCTGCTGAAGGCTTCTATTATGAGTGCAACCAATGCCCATCGACTGGGTGCCAACGAAGCTCCACCTGCCATCATCTCCTCTTTCTTGGGCAAGCAGCTCACTGATCTCTTAGACCATATAGAAAAGGCAGATAAGGAGGAACTCTTTGCATTGGCAGGCAAGAAGGGAATGGAACTGGATATTCCTGAGATTCCAGAGCTGATGATTGATAACACCGACCGCAACCGTACTTCACCTTTTGCTTTTACCGGCAATCGCTTTGAGTTCCGTGCTGTGGGTAGTGAGGCCAACTGTGCATCATCTCTTATCGTGCTGAATGCAGCTGTGGCTGAGGCTCTCGAAGAATTCAAGACCCGTGTGGATGCACTTATTGCCAAGGGTGAGGATCAGACTTCTGCTATTATAGATATTGTACGCGAGGATATCAAGACTTGCAAGCCTATCCGCTTCGATGGCAACGGCTATTCTGATGAGTGGAAGGAAGAGGCTCAGAAGCGTGGACTCGACTGCGAGGCTTCCTGCCCAGTGGTCTTCGACCGCTATCTGGATAAGGAAAGCATCGAGATGTTTGCCAAGACCAACGTGATGAGCGAGAGCGAGTTGAAGGCGCGCAACGAGGTGAAGTGGGAAACCTATACCAAGAAGATTCAGATTGAGGCTCGTGTGATGGGCGACCTGAGCATGAACCACATCATCCCAGTGGCAACCCACTATCAGAGCCGTCTGGCAAAGAATGTAGAGGGCATGATTCACATCTTCGGTGGCGAGGAAGGCAAGAAGTTGACTGCCCGCAATGTGAAGATTATCCGTGAGATAGCCGAGCGCACCGAGGCAATAGAGCGTGGTGTAGAGGCATTGGTAGATGCCCGCAAGGTAGCCAACAAGATAGAGAGCGAGCGCGAGAAGGCAGTAGCATATCACGACACGGTAGCTCCAAAGATGGAGGAGATCCGTTATCAGATAGACAAGCTCGAGCTTCTCGTAGCTGATGAGCTTTGGACCTTGCCAAAGTATCGTGAGCTGCTGTTTATCAGATAA
- a CDS encoding helix-turn-helix domain-containing protein produces MMNNRLTSYQLQDFAEEDGNSVFSDPDYVVASPLLLFPDEEESIKVNFLMMLFCLDGNLCLNFDDRKIELFAGDLLLVPPNVIVHSIRKSERCLITMVGYSLSAVRRLLTSNRDAWIMFNALNQKPLISYNQKIIHNFISTFVNILRFRSNRHDHYCNELKESLMASIFFYVINDIHVPAYDNVITTQHRHSADRIFLEFSNALAVDNGCHRTVAYYADKQCVSPKYLSKIVKQYTGKPAIGIILEHAVDKIRAELKYTDIPIKEVAERFGFDDYASFCKFVKTHIGCSPQNCRNS; encoded by the coding sequence ATGATGAACAACAGACTAACAAGTTATCAGCTGCAAGACTTTGCAGAAGAAGACGGCAATTCGGTTTTTTCCGACCCGGATTATGTAGTAGCATCTCCCCTGCTGCTATTTCCCGACGAAGAAGAAAGCATCAAGGTCAATTTCCTGATGATGCTCTTCTGTCTGGACGGCAATCTGTGCCTGAATTTCGACGACCGCAAGATAGAACTCTTTGCCGGCGACCTGCTGCTTGTTCCTCCCAACGTCATCGTTCACAGCATCCGCAAGAGCGAGAGGTGCCTCATCACGATGGTAGGCTATTCCCTCTCGGCAGTACGCCGCCTGCTGACGAGCAACCGAGATGCATGGATTATGTTCAATGCTCTCAACCAGAAACCGTTGATATCTTACAACCAGAAGATTATCCACAATTTCATCAGTACGTTCGTCAACATTCTGCGTTTCCGCAGCAATCGGCACGACCACTACTGCAACGAACTGAAGGAAAGTCTGATGGCGAGTATCTTCTTCTATGTAATCAACGACATTCATGTGCCTGCCTACGACAACGTGATTACCACGCAGCACAGGCACAGTGCCGACAGGATTTTTCTGGAGTTCTCCAATGCCCTGGCAGTTGACAACGGTTGCCATCGCACCGTGGCCTATTATGCTGACAAGCAATGCGTGAGTCCGAAATATCTCTCAAAGATTGTCAAGCAGTACACAGGAAAGCCTGCCATCGGCATCATCCTGGAACATGCAGTAGATAAGATCAGGGCTGAGTTGAAATACACCGATATTCCCATCAAGGAAGTAGCCGAAAGGTTCGGGTTCGACGACTATGCCTCGTTCTGCAAATTCGTGAAGACCCACATCGGATGCAGTCCGCAGAACTGCCGGAACAGCTGA
- the nagB gene encoding glucosamine-6-phosphate deaminase: protein MRVIIEKNYDELSRWAANHVVETINKFAPTAERPFVLGLPTGSSPMGMYAALVEAVKEGKVSFKHVITFNMDEYVGLPESHPESYHSFMAKNLFDHIDCPKENINILNGNAEDLEAECERYEQKIKAAGGIDLFIGGIGPDGHIAFNEPYSSLTSRTRVKTLTTDTRIANSRFFGNDPEAVPALALTVGVGTVMDAREVMILCNGHNKAQALHAAIEGPVTQAWTISALQLHKHGIIICDEMATDELKVGTYRYFKDIEKNNI from the coding sequence ATGCGCGTAATTATTGAAAAAAATTATGATGAGCTGTCACGTTGGGCAGCCAATCACGTAGTAGAGACAATCAACAAGTTCGCTCCAACAGCAGAGCGTCCATTCGTACTTGGTTTGCCAACCGGTTCATCCCCAATGGGTATGTATGCAGCGCTCGTAGAGGCTGTCAAGGAAGGCAAGGTATCATTCAAGCACGTCATTACTTTCAACATGGATGAATACGTGGGTTTGCCAGAGTCTCATCCAGAGAGCTACCACTCATTCATGGCAAAGAATCTGTTCGATCACATTGATTGCCCTAAGGAGAACATCAACATTCTCAATGGTAATGCAGAAGACCTCGAAGCTGAGTGCGAGCGCTACGAGCAGAAGATCAAGGCTGCAGGCGGTATCGACCTCTTCATCGGCGGCATTGGTCCTGACGGCCACATCGCCTTCAATGAGCCTTACTCTTCCCTCACCTCACGCACTCGTGTGAAGACTCTCACCACCGACACCCGCATCGCCAACTCACGCTTCTTCGGCAACGATCCTGAGGCTGTTCCTGCTTTGGCTCTTACCGTAGGTGTAGGCACCGTGATGGACGCAAGAGAGGTGATGATTCTCTGCAATGGCCACAACAAGGCACAGGCTCTCCACGCTGCCATCGAAGGTCCTGTTACACAGGCTTGGACCATCAGCGCACTCCAGCTCCACAAGCACGGCATCATCATCTGTGATGAAATGGCTACAGACGAGTTGAAAGTGGGAACCTACCGCTACTTCAAGGATATCGAGAAGAACAATATCTAA
- a CDS encoding glucosamine-6-phosphate deaminase, with translation MRLNLSSQIVLNKVPVEFYKPKTTVEYSEISRMEKIHTDIFASVSEGCSHIADCIEKGIKAAQHEGKYYVMALGTGLSINPVYDELVSRYEKKKLSFRNVVVFNAYEYYPLRKDSSIRSINQLKEHFLDHVDIAEQNIFTLDGSIAQEAVQDTCRLYEQRIKTFGGLDVAILGIGRMGNIAANEPGSSIQSLTRIILIGNMSREEMENSFKTKEQVPPCSLTMGVGTLLTAKTVFLTAWGDEKSEIMQKVIEGNITDTLPATFLQTHPDAQVVLDLSAAAHLTRIEHPWLVSSCEWTDKLVRSALVWLCQKIDKPILKLTNKDYNENGLSELLALYGSAYNANIKIFNDLQHTITGWPGGKPDADDTYRPERAKPYPKRVVVFSPHPDDDVISMGGTIRRLVQQHHDVHLAYETSGNIAVGDEEVTRFMHFINGFNQLFAESKDSIIANKYKEIKTFFANKKEGDFDTRDILTIKGLIRRGEARIACTYNEIPLDHVHFLDLPFYESGKIEKLPMTEKDVAVVRQLLQEVKPHQIYVAGDLADPHGTHRKCTDAVLAAIDLEKEAGAEWLKDCRIWMYRGAWAEWEIENIEMCVPLSPEELRAKRNSILKHQSQMESAPFLGNDDRLFWQRAEDRNRATAQLYDNLGLACYEAMEAFVEYKPL, from the coding sequence ATGAGATTAAATCTTAGTTCACAAATCGTACTCAACAAGGTACCTGTGGAATTCTACAAGCCTAAGACGACCGTGGAATACTCCGAAATATCCCGCATGGAGAAAATTCATACCGATATCTTCGCATCTGTAAGCGAAGGCTGTAGTCATATTGCCGACTGCATTGAGAAGGGCATTAAGGCTGCCCAGCACGAAGGCAAGTACTACGTGATGGCATTGGGCACAGGCCTCTCTATCAATCCCGTATATGATGAATTGGTAAGCCGCTACGAGAAGAAGAAGCTGAGTTTCCGCAATGTTGTAGTATTCAATGCCTATGAGTATTACCCACTCCGCAAGGACAGTTCTATCCGCAGCATCAACCAGCTCAAGGAGCATTTCCTCGACCACGTGGATATTGCAGAACAGAATATCTTCACCCTCGATGGCAGCATCGCACAGGAGGCTGTACAGGACACCTGCCGCCTCTATGAGCAGCGCATCAAGACCTTCGGTGGTCTCGACGTTGCCATCCTCGGCATCGGCCGCATGGGTAATATCGCAGCCAACGAACCGGGGTCAAGCATCCAGTCGCTCACCCGTATCATCCTCATCGGCAACATGTCACGCGAGGAGATGGAAAACAGCTTCAAGACCAAGGAGCAGGTTCCTCCATGTTCACTCACAATGGGTGTTGGCACTCTCCTGACAGCCAAGACCGTATTCCTGACAGCATGGGGCGACGAAAAGTCTGAGATTATGCAGAAGGTGATAGAGGGCAACATCACAGATACCCTGCCTGCTACTTTCCTGCAGACTCACCCAGACGCACAGGTGGTATTGGATTTGAGTGCAGCTGCCCATCTTACCCGTATTGAGCACCCTTGGTTGGTTTCATCATGCGAATGGACAGACAAGCTGGTACGTTCTGCACTGGTTTGGCTCTGCCAGAAGATCGACAAACCAATCCTGAAGCTTACCAACAAGGACTACAACGAGAATGGTCTGAGCGAGCTGTTGGCTCTCTATGGTTCTGCATACAATGCTAATATCAAGATTTTCAACGACTTGCAGCATACGATCACCGGTTGGCCTGGTGGTAAACCAGACGCTGACGATACCTATCGTCCAGAGCGTGCCAAACCATATCCAAAGCGTGTCGTAGTGTTTTCTCCACACCCAGACGATGACGTTATCTCTATGGGCGGAACCATCCGCCGTCTGGTTCAGCAGCACCACGACGTGCATCTGGCTTACGAGACATCCGGCAACATCGCAGTAGGTGATGAGGAAGTAACACGCTTCATGCACTTCATCAATGGTTTCAATCAGCTCTTTGCAGAATCCAAGGACAGCATCATCGCCAACAAGTACAAGGAGATCAAGACATTCTTTGCCAACAAGAAGGAGGGCGACTTCGATACAAGAGACATTCTTACCATCAAGGGTCTTATCCGTCGTGGCGAGGCACGTATTGCTTGTACCTATAATGAGATCCCGCTGGATCATGTCCACTTCCTCGACCTTCCATTCTATGAGAGCGGTAAGATAGAAAAACTCCCTATGACCGAGAAGGACGTAGCAGTAGTAAGACAGTTGCTGCAGGAGGTGAAGCCTCATCAGATCTATGTAGCTGGCGACTTGGCAGACCCTCATGGCACACACCGCAAGTGTACTGACGCCGTACTCGCAGCCATCGACCTCGAGAAGGAGGCTGGCGCAGAGTGGCTGAAGGATTGCCGCATCTGGATGTATCGTGGAGCATGGGCAGAATGGGAGATTGAGAACATCGAGATGTGTGTTCCATTGAGCCCAGAGGAATTGCGTGCTAAGCGTAATTCTATCCTGAAGCACCAGTCTCAGATGGAAAGTGCTCCTTTCCTCGGCAATGACGACCGTCTCTTCTGGCAGCGTGCGGAAGACAGAAACCGCGCTACAGCCCAGTTGTATGATAACTTGGGTCTTGCTTGCTATGAGGCGATGGAAGCATTCGTAGAATATAAACCTTTATAA